DNA sequence from the Anaerolineales bacterium genome:
GGGAGATTCCTCCGGCGAACTGCAGCAGTTGCCGGCCGACAAGGATGTTGTAGACCATCAGCGCCAGCGCCGAACAAATTGAGAGGAACAATCCGACAACCGGAATGAACAGCGTGAAATCGAGCACACTCGAGAGCATGCGCACAGAGGGGATGGTTTTCCCGAAAAGTCTGCTTTTCAGCATGACGATCGAGAGGATCAGGCCGTTTATCGATCCGAGGAAATAGCACACCCAGTAGGCGGTGCCGTGCCACACGGCGAGCATCGATTCCCCGGCCGCGAGGAAAACCGCCCGCTGGTCTTCCGTCGACGCCGCGGCATATTCGCCGCTGAGATAGAGCATCTCAAACGCCGGCCGGGCGGTGAACACCGCCACGGTCGCAAGCAAACTCAAGGCGATGGAGATCACGGCCAGGTCCGGATCCGTCTTCCGCACGGCGAAATACAGCGCCAGCGAGTGCGGAACGGCGAGAATCCCATACACCAGGAAGAGGAATTCGAACGACAGCAAGCCCAGCAACGGATTTTTTCCGAACAACTCGAACCACCCGAGCGCGGTATCGGGGGGCGGCTGGATGGCGAAAACGGCGATTTGAACCGGGACGACCGCCACCATCAGGAGGGTGGAAATCCCGCCGATGCGATACAGCCGGGCCCACTTTGCTTCCCCGGCGGCCGATTCCCTTTGCGGCATCCTATGGCTCATTGCAGCCTCCATCTCTCATCCGCCCGGCGTCAACCTGCGGGGTTGCCCCATCCCAGGCGGTAAAAATCGCGCGCCATCAGGATGTACCAGGCGATTCCGGCGGCGGTTCCCGCAAGCGTCAAGACCACGCCGACCGCCGGCAGGAAGAATCCCAGGCCGACGACGGAAAGCAAAATTCCCGTCCAGGCAGTCGCCCGGCTGAAGGATCGGCTGCGCAGCATGAGCAGCGAACTGATCAGGCTGGAAACGGTGATCAGGAATTGCGACGCGATCCAGTTCGTCCCGTTGAACAACGCATGCAGCGCCTCCCCGGCCGCCAAGTATTGCAGACGGGCCGTTTCTCCCTCCGCGGCGGAGTATTGATCGCTGAGATACGCCATTTCCGCCACCGGGCGCGCCGCGAACCACAGCCCGACTCCCAACAATCCCGCCGCCAGGGCGATCAACGCATACGATTCGTTGACCCGTTTAAGCGCCGCATACAGCGCCAGTGTCGAGAGGGCCATCACCGGCAGCAGGATCGGAACCATCAGATCCAGCGAGAGCAATCCGCCCAGCCGGTCGGCCTGCAACGCGGCGAAGACGTCCGACACCGCGGCGCGTCCGGGCGTATACGGCCAGATAAAATACACCAGCACCGCGACGGCGATCACCGTGGGAAACGCGGCGCTGGCCGCGAAGCCGATCCGATACAGATCCCTCCATTTCGGTTCCGGCGCTCCGCGATCGGAGTCTGACGCGGGTTGTTTCGGATTCATTGGATTCTCCTATTCCAGGATCCGGCGGCTTTCCTTCCAAAACTGCATTGGGCGGGACCCTTTGATCTTGATGCTACCCAGGAAAAACAAAACGCAGATCACATGAAAATGTGATCTGCGGGGGAAACGCTATGTGATTTTACGACGATCGGGCAGTACGGCGGTCGAGTAGCGGTCTTTGCGTGCCAAGACCACCGATGGGGCGGGGTTTCTCGAAATGATCCGAATAGTCCCGCCTGCCCGTCCGGCTTACAGAATCCTCAACTGATGGGCGGTTTCGATCGCTCGGGTGCGGTTATTCACCCCCAGCTTTCCGTAGATCGCTTTGACGTGCGAGCGCACGGTGTTCAGCGAGACGACCAGCCGCTCGGCGACTTCCTCATACCGGAGTCCTTCGGCGATCAGCCGCAGGACTTCGCGTTCGCGTTCGGTGAGGAGACCCAAGCCTTCCGCCTCCGCTGCCTGCTTGGCGGCCCCGGATTCGGCGAAGGCGGCCAGCACGGCCCCGCAAAATGTCCGTTGCGTTTTGGATAGGCGCCCGTCAGCCAACAGGCCCGACAAGGCTTCGCGGGCGGGCGCGCCTTCTTCGATGAACGCGCTGATCATCCCTTCCGGCTCGGCCAACTCCAGCGCCCGGCGATAATCCGCCCGGCTTTGGGCTTCGTTCCCCGAGGCGGAATGAATCCGGGCGCGCAGGAGCAGGATTTCGATCGCGAAGGGCACGTATCCGTTCCGCAGCGCTTCCCCTGCCAGCCGGCCGGCCAACGCCACGCCGGATTCCGCGTCCGTTCCCTCCCGTCCGGCGAGAACTCGGTGAAGCAGGATCCGCAGCGCGACGGCGGAAAGCGCCGCCCACGAGCGGGGGTTGACCGCGTTCGCCTCTGGTTCGCCGCAGGAAAAACCGCCCTCGAAGGAGAATCCCTCCGCCGCCAGGAGCGCTTCCGCCTCCGGCAGACGGCCCTGGGCCAGATACACGCGCGCCTGCTGGGCGATCACCTCCTCGCGGACGACCAACGCCGCGACGGACTGCATCAGCCGAGCCGACTCCAAAATTTCCCTCTCCGCTTCATCCAGATTCCCTTCGATTTGATGCAGGCGCGAAAGAACCACGCCGTAGTACAGCTTGGAGTCGCTGAACCCGCTGACCGCGCTCACCTGGATCGCCCGCCGGAACTCGCGGTCGGCGTCCTCAAGCCGGTGCCAGGAATAATAGATGGTCCCCAACTCCCCATACAAAGCCTGGCTGGCGGGCGAAAGGACGCCCGCGCGCCGCATGCGTTCGATCGCCCGCGCGGCGACCTCGTGCGCGAAATGCAATTTCCCGTGGGTCACGGCCAGCAATCCGAGGCCGGTGACGCCCAGCAGATCGTAGGCCGAATTCTCCCGCCGCCGGCTTTCCCCGATGATCTTTTGGTAGGCTTCCTCGGCCCGGTCGTAATCCTCCATAGCTTCATACGCGCCGGCCAGCGCCAAGAAAGACAGGCAGGCGGTCTGAAAATCCCCGGCCGGGGCGATCGTCCGCGCCTCTTGGGCGAGGCGCAGGCTTTCCTCCGGGCGGCGCTGGGCGCTCTGCATCATCGATTGGAGGGCGAGCCATTTTGCCCGCAGGGAAGGATCGGAAGCTTCGCCGCTTTGGGATTCCGAAAACAATTCATGCAGGCGCCGGACGTGCTGCACCAACCGTTCGTACTCCCGGCGGATCATGAGCATCCAAAGGAAGGCCAGGTTGGCGCGGATGCTGCGCTCGAACCACTCCGGAGGAATGGAACGCATCCAGCCGTCGACCGTCTTGATGTGCCAGCGCATCACCAAGTCCATGGCGTGGGCTTCGATCAGCCGCACCGCTTCTGCGTAATCCGCCGCCGCCAGGTAGTGCCGGATCGCCTCGTCGGGGAGGTCCGCCCGCTCGTACCATCCCGCGGCCCGCCGGTGCCATCCGGCGACCTCCTCCTTGGCCAGCGCGGCCGTCCGATCGCGCAACAGGTCGGCGAACAGCGCGTGGTACCGGTACCAGCGCCGCTCCTCGTCCAACGGAATCAGAAACAGGTTGGCGCGGTGCAACCTTTCCAGTTGATCCGCGCCGTCCTCTCCGCCGGTAACCGAATCGCACAACCCTCCGGTGAGTTTTTCCAGGATCGCAGTCTGCAGAAGAAAACGCCGGGTTTTTTCGGACTGCCGGTTGAGAACTTCCTCGGCGAGGTAGTTGAGGATGTGGCGGCGGCCGCCGCCCAAGGAGTTTATGATCCGCGACGGATCGGAGCGGTCCTTGATCGACAGCGCCGCCAGATGCAGCCCGACCGGCCACCCTTCCGTCCGTTCCTCCAGCGCGCCGACCTCGTGCTCGCCGAGGGAGAGATCCATGACGCCGTTAAGGAAAGACGCCGTTTCGGCGGAGTCGAAGCGCAGGTCCGCCGCGCGGATCTCCGTCAGCCGGCCGCCGGCGCGCAGGCGGGCCAGCGGCAAGGAGGGATCCTCGCGGGTGAGGATGACCAGATGCAGGGGATCGAGCGGTCCCGCAATCAGCTTTTCCAAAACGCGGAGAATGAGGGGGTCCTGGATCACCTGGAAATCATCCAGGACGATTAGGAAGCGCCCTTCGATCTCGAGAACGTCGTTCCCGAGGGTGGTTACGAGGATCTCTTCCGGCGGGAGCTGTCCGGCCTGGAGCACGCCCTCGATCTCCCGGCCGATGTTTTCATCCACTCCCTGCAAGGCGGCGACGAAATAGGAGAAAAAACGGCCGGGGTCGTCGTCCGCGGAGTCCAGGGAAAGCCAGACGGCGGGCGCGTTCAGCTTCTCCAGCCATTCGAGGATGCAGGTCGTTTTTCCGAACCCGGCCGGCGCCGAGACGAGCGACACCCGCCGGCCTTCCTCCCAGCCGGCCTTCAGCCGCGCCACAAGCTGCGGACGCGCCACGCGTTTGGGGGAGAGTGCGGGAGGGCGGAGCTTGATCGCTTGCAGGGCGGAGGTCAACATGGCATTAATCGATCACACGGTCGTTTTTCGCGGAAGCCTTTTTTAGGATTATATCCCGTGCCGGTGTTTATCTGGAACCGTTGGCGAGCAACGGGCCCAGCCCGCCCGCCTCCGCCATCCACTCCGGCGCGTCCCGAACCTGGCCTTTGCGCGCCATTCCCGGGACGATCACGCTTCCGATCAGCCCCATTTCCAGAAAGGACAGGCTCTTTTCGAAGAAGGCCGTCACCAACGCCGCCGTTTCGGGATTCTCCTCCTCGAAGGGGATGGCGAGGACCGCCGATTTTCCGCGGACGCGCCCCCGGTTCGCCGGACAATTGAAATACACGAAGCGGTCGATGAAGCATTTCATCAGCGCGGTGGGGCCGTACCAATAGACCGGCGTGCCGAAGACGAACGCATCGGCCGTTGCGATTTTCGAATAGAGCTCGTTCATGTCGTCCATCCGGCTGCAGGGCTTGCCGTTCCAGCAGGCGTGGCAGCCGATGCACTCCCGGATGTTCAACTCGCCGAGCAAAACCTCTTCGGTTTCCGCGCCCGCCGCGCGCGCCCCTTCGAGGATCCGTTCCACCAGGAGGTGAGTATTTCCCCGTTTGCGCGGACTGCCGACGACACCGAGGATTTTCCTCACCCGTCATCCTCCGAAATTGGGGTTAATCTCCACCGGCGGGTCGCTGAAAAAAGGCAAAAAGTTAGTTGAGCAGACCTGGCGATATGCCAGGGCGCATCGAAACCACCGGCGTTTATCGCGGTCTCGCTCGGCTTGTTCGGGCTGGGCCGGGGCGGCCCGGCCTTTTCAGCCCCCTGGCAGTCTATCCGTTCCGCGGTTCATCCTATCACAATCGGCATCGGACCGGATTTGAATCTCGCCCCCTTTTTTATTACAGTAGAGGCGTATAGACCACGGAGGAATCCTCCGCCTTCCATCCTCCGCTCCATCTGCGGCGGAGCCAGTCAATCGAAAGGATGAACATGGCCAAGCCAAAGCGCGATCCGACAACCGCATCCGGGTTTTTCCTCCGCGAAGAAGCGGCCTGGCAATCCTTGAAGGGATTATGGGCCGGCTTGCCGGATAGGGACCTGACCCGCCCCGGCGCCTGCGGGACGTGGAGCGTTAAGGACGTCATGAATCACATCGCTTCATGGATGGCGGCCGCGCGCGAGGTGATTCCGATGCGCCTCGCCGGCCGTACCCCGCCCAAGGGCGAATACGCGATTTCGACGTTCAATCCGCTGCACTACGCCCGCTACCGGAGGTTTCCGCTTGCCGCCAGCAAGCGCCGCCTGCAACGCAACCGCAGACTTTTATTGGCGCTGCTCGCAAGCTTGCCCGAGCGCCGTCTACTGGATTCCAAGAGCCGGATAGGTTCTTGGGCGAAATACAGCACGTACGCCCACTACGAGGAGCATCTGCGGCCGCTGACCGCGTTTCGGCACACGAGATTGGGGGATACGGTGAAAGAGAAAAAGCCGGGAAAGCGAAAACCCGCGGGCCGTTGATTGGTCCTTCGTTTCCCTCGCGGCGCAAAGCGCCCGCGACGCCGAGGAATGCCCCTCCGGGACAGCGGGTCCATCATCCTCTGAGTTCGCCCGACTGAGTTTCCCCTCCGTACTCCGAAAGCTATCCCGGCGCTTCGGAAAAGAATTCCATCAGCCCGGCATTCACGCGGGCGGGATTGTCGTATTGCAGTAAATGGCCGGCCGCCGGCACGATCTCCGCCGCGGCCAGGTTGGCCAGCAATTCCCGCGACCTCTTGACGACCGCCTGCGGATCGCACAACTGCTCGTGCGCTCCCTCCAGGACCAGCACCGGAGCCCGTACGCGCCGCAGTTCGGAAGCCGGCAGCGGCGGGAACAAAGACAAACCGTCTAGGGTCTGCTTCCATCCCTTCACCGGCCGGTAATGTTTGAGAATGAGGAACATGGCCTCGGCGCAACGACCGTCCATCGCGCGGCCCTGGACTCCGAATAAGGCAAGCGCGAATTTCCGCATCTTTTCGTCGGACGGTTTCCACAGATTGATCCCCAGGGGGAAGACGCGGCGGACAATGCTCCAACGGATCCCTGAGATCTCGATCGGGCTGAGCAGAGCCAGGCGGTTTACGCGCTGCGGCGCATATCCCGCGAAGCGCAGAACCAGCCGCGCACCGAACGACATCCCCGCGAGGTCCGCCGAGTCGATGCCGAGGGCGTCGAGGACATCCTCGATCCATTCCGAGAAGCTGTCGTCGCGGTAAGAAAGCCAAACCGGATCGCTTTTCCCCATCTGGCCGATGACGTCCAAAGCGTACACCCGGTGCCGACGGACCAGCGATTCCAGCAAGGGTTCCCACAACATCGCGTTGCCGCCCATGCCCTGCACCAGGACCAGCGGACGGCCCTGCTCACGCCCGGCGGCAAGCATGTGCGTCTTTCCGAAACGGGTCGGTACGGTCCGGCATTCGTGCGGGAACGGAAGCCGGGCCCGGGTTTCCTCATACCAAGCCCGCATGGCGTCTGCGCCGCGGACGCCAAGAGTCAAAGCCTTCTTCATGGGATTTCTCTTTCCCCCATCCAGAGCAAAAACTGCGGAAGTCATCAACGGCCTTACGGTGCGGAACGGCGTCCAAACGGCGGAATGTGGCTACAGCCGTTCAATCGCCCAAAGTGCGATGAAAAAGGCGTTGGGCGGCGTCATAGCCCTTTTTTACCGGCCCGTCAAACATCGACGGCGTTTCGCAACCACTTCCCCGTCGCCGAGTTTTCCGCCGCCGCTACCTGCTCCGGAGTCCCCTGCGCCACGAGGTATCCGCCCGCGTCTCCCCCTTCCGGACCGAGGTCGATCACCCAATCGGCGCAGTGGACGAGCTCCAGGTTGTGCTCGATGACCGCGACCGTGTTCCCGGCGCCGACCAGCCGGTGGAGCAGGGCGACCAGTTTTGCCGCGTCGGCCGCGTGCAGGCCCGTCGTCGGCTCGTCGAGCAGGTAAAGCGTGCGCCCGCCGCCGCGTTTGCCGAGCTCCTTGGCCAGCTTGATCCGCTGCGCCTCGCCGCCCGAAAGCGTGTTGGCGGGCTGGCCCAGCGGCAGGTATCCCAATCCGACCTCCATCATTAATTCCAGCCGCGAAGCCGCATCCGGGACGTCCTTGAAAACCTCGGCGACCTCTTCGATCGTCATCGCGAGGACCTCCGAAATATCGCATCCGTTGTAGCGGACCGCGAGGGTTTCCGGCAGAAAGCGTCCGCCGCGGCACGCGGGGCACCTTACCTCGGCGTGCGGCAGGAGCTGCATCGGCACCAATAGGACGCCGGCGCCTTCGCAGCGTTCACAGCGGCCGCCCGGAACGTTGAAGGAGAAGTGGCGCGGAGAGAATTTCCGTTTGCGCGCCTCGGGCAGGGCGGCGAACGCCTCGCGGATCGGGGTGAAAGTGTCGGTGTAGGTGGCGGCGTTGGAGCGCGATGAGCGGCCGATCGGGCTTTGGTCGACGGTGATGATCCGCTCGAAATTCTCCCAGCCGTCGATCGAATCGTGCGTTCCGGCCGCGTCCTCGGTCCCGGAATACCGCTTGCGCGCCGCGGGATCGAGAATGTCGAATAACAGCGTGGACTTGCCGGATCCCGAAGGGCCGGTGACCGCGGTGAAAAGCCCGACCGGCAGGGAGACGGTCAGGTTTTTTAAATTGTGCTCCCGCGCCCCGCGGATGACGAGCGCCTTCCCGTTCAAAGGCCGGCGCGGCCGGGCCGGCATGGAGATCCGGCCGGACAGTAATTTCCCGGTGGCGGTTTCGCCCGCGGCCACCCGATCCGGCGGGCCGGCGGCCACAACCTTCCCGCCCAGCCTTCCCGCGCCGGGGCCGATTTCTACCAGATGGTCCGCGGCGCGGATCATCTCCAGGTCGTGTTCGATCACCAGGACCGTGTTTCCCAGATCACGAAGCCCGCGCAGGATGGCGATCATCCGTCCGGTGTCGCGCGGATGCATCCCGATCGTCGGTTCGTCGAGCACGTAGAGCACGCCGGTCAAGCCGGATCCGAGCAGCGCCGCCAACCGCAGCCGCTGGGCCTCGCCCGCCGACACCGTCGGCGAGGATCGCTCGAGCGTCAGGTACCCGACCCCGACGTCGACCAGGCGGCGTATCCATGCTCGCAAATCGTCCAGGATCGGCGCAAGAACGGGGGAAGCCTCCGGCGGGACCGCGCCGGTCAGTCCTTCGAGCCATACGGATAAACCGGCGATCGGCATTCGCGCGGCTTCGACGATCGACTTACCCTCGACCGTCACCGCGCGGCTTTCTGGCTTCAACCGCGTCCCGCCGCAATCCGGACATGTCTGCCGGATAAGGAACTTCTCCACCTTCTCGCGGTAGGCTTCGTCCTGGATGTGGGCGGCGTGCCGGCGTAGAAGATTCGTCGCCACGCCCTCGAACATCCCCTGGGCGTTGGTCTTGGCGGGTTTGAGTTTCGGAAAATGCCTGCGGAAGCGCGGATCCTCCACGCCGAAGAACAGCAGGTCGCGCGCGGCATCGTTCCATTTGCGAATCGGATCTTCGAGGTCGAGCGGAAATCCGTAGTACTTCGCCGCCGCTCGCAGCTTCTTGGAATAGTGGTTGACATACCACTCCTCCCAGCCCGTGATCGCGCCTTCGGCGATCGTCTTCGTCTCGTCCACCAGCTTGGAAAGGTTGGCCGCGGCGGTCACGCCCAACCCGGTGCACGCCGGGCAGGCGCCGTCGGGTTTATTGAACGAAAAATCCGCCATCGAGAGCTCGGGGACGGATTTGCCGCAGTGCGGGCAGTCGGACGAGCCTTGGCCGCCGCTTTCGTCGCTCCAATCCACTTGGAGGGGCAGGTAGGACGGTTCAACAGATTTCCCGCAGTGCGGGCACGGACGGCGGCCCAACCGCGCAAACAGCACGCGCAGGTAGGTGAACACCTCGGTCGCGGTCCCGACGGTCGAGCGCGGGCTGTGGTTGGTGATCTCCTGGCCGATGCTGATCGACGGCGAGAGCCCCTCGATCCGGTCGAGCGGCGGCTTGTTCTGGTGGGTCACCATCCCAAGCGATTCGAGGTATTGGCGCTGGCCCTCCTTGTGGAGGATGTCGAACACCAGCGTCGATTTTCCGGATCCCGAGAGGCCCGAAAACACGATCAGCTTGTTCTTCGGCAGGTCGAGGTCGAGGTTCTTGAGATTGTGCAGCCGCGCCCCGCGGATGCGGATCTGCTCGGACATAATTCTCCTTTTCACCGCCTCGCCCCCTCCTCTGTCCTCCCCCGTTTAGCGGACTTCGCTAAACGGGGGAGGACAGAGGAGGGGGCTCTACCCCATTCTATGCTTTTCCCCTGCATCTCCATCACGATCAACGCCGTCCGCCCGGTACGATCCATCTTCCGGCGGATGTACTCCGCGGCCGCGCGGTTGCCGGGCGATCCGACATAGCGGACCCCGATCCGGACGGCGAGTTCCCGCAAGTGTTTAGTGACTTCTTTTTGGAGATTCACGGCCCCCGCCCTTCACGTTTATTCACCATCATACAACCCTGGTGTGAAAATGGAGGGATCTGCCAGGGTCATTTTTCACCCATCCATTGCTCGATCGCGAAATGGTTGCCTTCCGGATCCTCCACCCAAAGAATCCGCACCACGCCCTCGACGGTCTCCAAGGGTCCGGTTTTTACGCCCTTAGAGTTAAGCGCTGCCGCCACCCCATCCAGATCGTCCGTCCGCAGGAACAGCCGCGCCGCCTTTTGAATCGGCTTTTCCGTTCCGGCCCGGCTGAGCGCCAAGCGCGCTCCCGGCACGGGCAGGGCGAATTCGGCGTGGCAGTCGCCTCCCCGGAATACCATCTCCAATCCCAGGACGTCCTGGTACCAGGCTGCGGCGCGCGGGAGATCATGTACGTCGTATTCGAACATCACCGTATCGTTGCGAATCCGGTCGCGGATGTTGGAATTCATATCGTCTCCAATCTGAAATATGTCATGGGCCGGCGTGGGTTGACCCGGTTTCCTCATTCCAATAAAAATTCTACAGCCCTGGTGGGCAATTGGAGGGTTTGGGGAGCGGAGAATTCCGCCGGCGAGGCGCCGGCCCGTATATGGCTGGCCAGGATGCGTCCATCGGCATGGATGTCATTGCGAGTTTGTCCTCGCGAAGCGGGGGCGGGGCTCGCAAAGACATGCATGGCGGCCTTGGCCGCCCCCCCCCGGTTAGGGAAGGATCTCTCCGGTGTATACCGCTTCGAAGGCGCTCCCCGGGACGGTCTTCAATTGATTCAAATCCTCGTCGTTCCAGCGCGAGTCGGTCTCTCCGGTGATGAACCAACTGGATCCGTTGTCGGCCACGATCAGCCCGTAGCGCTTTAACGCTTCCAGGATCACGCGCGCGTCCCCGGTGAAGCGCGAAACGTCGTAATCCGCGCGCAGGCGCAGCCGCAATCCCATCGGCGGCAGGTCGGGATTCATGGCCCGGCTGGCGAAGTGGGTGGCGGGGCGGATGTATCCCCGGTACGTTTCCTTCACCGTCACCCGCAGGGCGTGGCGGATCGCGCCGGTTTGCACTTCATCGTAGCGCGCCAAGCCGGGCAGGATTGGCAGGCCGGCGGCGTCGGCCGAGGTCCAGCCGTCCGGCC
Encoded proteins:
- the uvrA gene encoding excinuclease ABC subunit UvrA, producing the protein MSEQIRIRGARLHNLKNLDLDLPKNKLIVFSGLSGSGKSTLVFDILHKEGQRQYLESLGMVTHQNKPPLDRIEGLSPSISIGQEITNHSPRSTVGTATEVFTYLRVLFARLGRRPCPHCGKSVEPSYLPLQVDWSDESGGQGSSDCPHCGKSVPELSMADFSFNKPDGACPACTGLGVTAAANLSKLVDETKTIAEGAITGWEEWYVNHYSKKLRAAAKYYGFPLDLEDPIRKWNDAARDLLFFGVEDPRFRRHFPKLKPAKTNAQGMFEGVATNLLRRHAAHIQDEAYREKVEKFLIRQTCPDCGGTRLKPESRAVTVEGKSIVEAARMPIAGLSVWLEGLTGAVPPEASPVLAPILDDLRAWIRRLVDVGVGYLTLERSSPTVSAGEAQRLRLAALLGSGLTGVLYVLDEPTIGMHPRDTGRMIAILRGLRDLGNTVLVIEHDLEMIRAADHLVEIGPGAGRLGGKVVAAGPPDRVAAGETATGKLLSGRISMPARPRRPLNGKALVIRGAREHNLKNLTVSLPVGLFTAVTGPSGSGKSTLLFDILDPAARKRYSGTEDAAGTHDSIDGWENFERIITVDQSPIGRSSRSNAATYTDTFTPIREAFAALPEARKRKFSPRHFSFNVPGGRCERCEGAGVLLVPMQLLPHAEVRCPACRGGRFLPETLAVRYNGCDISEVLAMTIEEVAEVFKDVPDAASRLELMMEVGLGYLPLGQPANTLSGGEAQRIKLAKELGKRGGGRTLYLLDEPTTGLHAADAAKLVALLHRLVGAGNTVAVIEHNLELVHCADWVIDLGPEGGDAGGYLVAQGTPEQVAAAENSATGKWLRNAVDV
- a CDS encoding DUF4386 family protein gives rise to the protein MNPKQPASDSDRGAPEPKWRDLYRIGFAASAAFPTVIAVAVLVYFIWPYTPGRAAVSDVFAALQADRLGGLLSLDLMVPILLPVMALSTLALYAALKRVNESYALIALAAGLLGVGLWFAARPVAEMAYLSDQYSAAEGETARLQYLAAGEALHALFNGTNWIASQFLITVSSLISSLLMLRSRSFSRATAWTGILLSVVGLGFFLPAVGVVLTLAGTAAGIAWYILMARDFYRLGWGNPAG
- a CDS encoding maleylpyruvate isomerase N-terminal domain-containing protein; translation: MAKPKRDPTTASGFFLREEAAWQSLKGLWAGLPDRDLTRPGACGTWSVKDVMNHIASWMAAAREVIPMRLAGRTPPKGEYAISTFNPLHYARYRRFPLAASKRRLQRNRRLLLALLASLPERRLLDSKSRIGSWAKYSTYAHYEEHLRPLTAFRHTRLGDTVKEKKPGKRKPAGR
- a CDS encoding VOC family protein encodes the protein MNSNIRDRIRNDTVMFEYDVHDLPRAAAWYQDVLGLEMVFRGGDCHAEFALPVPGARLALSRAGTEKPIQKAARLFLRTDDLDGVAAALNSKGVKTGPLETVEGVVRILWVEDPEGNHFAIEQWMGEK
- a CDS encoding flavodoxin family protein codes for the protein MRKILGVVGSPRKRGNTHLLVERILEGARAAGAETEEVLLGELNIRECIGCHACWNGKPCSRMDDMNELYSKIATADAFVFGTPVYWYGPTALMKCFIDRFVYFNCPANRGRVRGKSAVLAIPFEEENPETAALVTAFFEKSLSFLEMGLIGSVIVPGMARKGQVRDAPEWMAEAGGLGPLLANGSR
- a CDS encoding DUF4386 family protein, whose product is MSHRMPQRESAAGEAKWARLYRIGGISTLLMVAVVPVQIAVFAIQPPPDTALGWFELFGKNPLLGLLSFEFLFLVYGILAVPHSLALYFAVRKTDPDLAVISIALSLLATVAVFTARPAFEMLYLSGEYAAASTEDQRAVFLAAGESMLAVWHGTAYWVCYFLGSINGLILSIVMLKSRLFGKTIPSVRMLSSVLDFTLFIPVVGLFLSICSALALMVYNILVGRQLLQFAGGISLYAKPEEADGE
- a CDS encoding alpha/beta fold hydrolase, which encodes MKKALTLGVRGADAMRAWYEETRARLPFPHECRTVPTRFGKTHMLAAGREQGRPLVLVQGMGGNAMLWEPLLESLVRRHRVYALDVIGQMGKSDPVWLSYRDDSFSEWIEDVLDALGIDSADLAGMSFGARLVLRFAGYAPQRVNRLALLSPIEISGIRWSIVRRVFPLGINLWKPSDEKMRKFALALFGVQGRAMDGRCAEAMFLILKHYRPVKGWKQTLDGLSLFPPLPASELRRVRAPVLVLEGAHEQLCDPQAVVKRSRELLANLAAAEIVPAAGHLLQYDNPARVNAGLMEFFSEAPG